In one Microbacterium invictum genomic region, the following are encoded:
- a CDS encoding ABC transporter permease, translated as MSVVEHTAPPAATDADEAPASAGLGAIRRHWWLLRTILLAAVNLLVFVFVSFFLVKLIPGDPVVTATGGRLTGADLEEARASYGLDGSVGEQLLSYLGSLARLDLGTSIATGRPIAEDLATRIPATLELVFTGLLAASIVALLLSHYVVTHRANRVSRVLLSYARSAGALPEYVIGIAFIYLFFAVLGWAPAPSGRLDPMLLAPPQVTGFPLFDAVIAGDTAAAASYASRLALPVIVMMVAHAPLLMKTLIINLDHAIDEPSTRFRIASGAPRRTILLSIYRRALPSVVAMLGMMFGLLLGGAVVLESLFALGGLGQYAVDAVNASDVFALRSFLLVVAAMCLAIYLIVDILTMTLDPRRRVETGKGA; from the coding sequence ATGAGCGTCGTCGAACACACTGCGCCCCCGGCCGCGACGGATGCGGACGAGGCGCCCGCATCGGCCGGGCTCGGCGCCATCCGCCGTCACTGGTGGCTGCTGCGCACCATCCTCCTGGCTGCCGTCAACCTCCTGGTCTTCGTCTTCGTCTCGTTCTTCCTCGTCAAGCTCATCCCCGGTGACCCGGTCGTCACCGCCACCGGCGGACGACTGACTGGAGCCGATCTCGAGGAGGCGCGCGCCTCCTACGGGCTGGACGGTTCGGTGGGGGAGCAGCTCCTCAGCTACCTCGGGTCGCTCGCCCGCCTCGACCTCGGGACCTCGATCGCGACGGGCCGACCCATCGCGGAAGACCTCGCCACGCGGATCCCGGCCACACTCGAGCTGGTGTTCACCGGCCTGCTGGCCGCGTCGATCGTCGCTCTGCTGCTCTCGCACTACGTGGTCACGCACCGCGCCAATCGGGTCTCGCGCGTCCTGCTCAGCTACGCCCGGTCCGCAGGCGCGCTGCCGGAGTACGTCATCGGGATCGCCTTCATCTACCTGTTCTTCGCCGTGCTCGGGTGGGCTCCGGCGCCATCGGGTCGCCTCGACCCGATGCTCCTGGCCCCGCCTCAGGTCACCGGGTTTCCCCTCTTCGACGCCGTGATCGCCGGGGACACGGCCGCCGCAGCCTCCTACGCCTCCCGACTGGCCCTCCCGGTCATCGTGATGATGGTCGCCCACGCGCCGCTTCTGATGAAGACCCTCATCATCAACCTCGACCACGCCATCGACGAGCCGTCCACGCGATTCCGCATCGCCTCGGGAGCGCCGCGGCGCACCATCCTGCTGAGCATCTACCGGCGCGCGCTTCCGTCGGTGGTGGCCATGCTCGGGATGATGTTCGGCCTGCTCCTGGGTGGCGCGGTCGTGCTCGAATCGCTCTTCGCGCTCGGAGGGCTCGGTCAGTACGCGGTGGATGCCGTCAACGCCTCCGACGTCTTCGCGCTCCGCTCCTTTCTTCTCGTGGTCGCCGCGATGTGCCTGGCGATCTATCTCATCGTCGACATCCTCACCATGACCCTCGACCCGCGCCGCAGGGTCGAGACCGGAAAGGGGGCATGA
- a CDS encoding ABC transporter permease, producing the protein MAAAIAGADLDTVIPRRRTRRLSPRASLVLHCVPLGIVLVLTFIGPLLAPFDPTRVVGTSSQPPSAEWWFGTDSMGLDVFSRVVAAFALNIPMALAITVIATGLGMIIGLIAGMYESRGGPIGLVARILTRAVDLVQAIPVMIAGLVLVSFFGRNPVVIVLSLALVLVPFQARLMRTEVLKTRSDAYVDAARLAGESEAEIVFRHVLPNSSRSTIENTSAIFAMGIIFCAALGFLGVGVPVPAPEWGSMLANGATDAVVGRWWPFLFPAVALGLSVWAASVFVAGVTRSRS; encoded by the coding sequence ATGGCCGCCGCCATCGCCGGAGCCGACCTCGACACCGTCATCCCGAGGCGGCGCACCCGCCGACTCTCGCCTCGGGCGTCGCTGGTGCTGCACTGCGTACCGCTCGGGATCGTGCTCGTCCTGACCTTCATCGGTCCGCTCCTCGCCCCCTTCGACCCGACGCGAGTGGTGGGGACCAGTTCGCAGCCGCCGTCGGCGGAGTGGTGGTTCGGCACCGACTCGATGGGCCTCGACGTCTTCTCGCGGGTCGTCGCGGCCTTCGCACTGAACATCCCGATGGCGCTCGCCATCACCGTCATCGCCACGGGGCTGGGGATGATCATCGGCCTGATCGCGGGGATGTACGAGTCGCGCGGTGGCCCGATCGGCCTCGTCGCCCGCATCCTCACCCGCGCCGTCGATCTCGTTCAGGCGATCCCGGTGATGATCGCCGGGTTGGTCCTGGTGTCGTTCTTCGGCCGCAACCCCGTGGTCATCGTGCTCTCGCTCGCTCTGGTGCTGGTGCCCTTCCAAGCGCGCCTCATGCGCACCGAAGTGCTGAAGACGCGCTCGGACGCCTACGTCGATGCCGCACGGCTCGCCGGCGAGAGCGAAGCCGAGATCGTCTTCCGCCACGTCCTGCCGAACTCGTCGCGTTCGACCATCGAGAACACCTCGGCGATCTTCGCGATGGGCATCATCTTCTGCGCTGCCCTCGGCTTCCTCGGCGTCGGAGTGCCCGTTCCCGCGCCCGAGTGGGGAAGCATGCTCGCCAACGGCGCCACCGACGCCGTGGTCGGTCGCTGGTGGCCCTTCCTCTTCCCCGCCGTCGCCCTCGGCCTCTCCGTCTGGGCGGCATCGGTCTTCGTCGCGGGAGTCACCCGATCCCGCTCCTGA
- a CDS encoding ABC transporter ATP-binding protein: protein MTVRSVDDAGIRVTDLGRDFHRVQAVRSVTFAVAPGRRVGIVGESGSGKSTVARIIAGLDRPTRGTVHVDGQDLRSALSTARGRREYRRRVQLIAQDTTSTFDPRFTIRQSLRVPGQRLGGWTRAECDTAIEEIAEELSIDVSLLERRPAQLSGGQRQRMAIARALLVRPRYLVCDEAVSALDVSVQGAVLNLLKRYSTDHDAALLFVSHGLPATAFITDELIVMYRGEIAEAGRTTQVLGRPTDPYTRALVGAYREMESARSGA, encoded by the coding sequence ATGACCGTGCGAAGCGTCGACGACGCCGGCATCCGGGTCACCGATCTCGGACGCGACTTCCACCGCGTGCAGGCGGTGCGCTCCGTCACCTTCGCCGTGGCCCCCGGTCGCCGGGTCGGGATCGTGGGCGAGAGCGGGTCGGGAAAGTCGACGGTGGCCCGCATCATCGCAGGGCTCGACCGCCCCACACGCGGCACGGTGCACGTGGACGGTCAGGATCTCCGGTCGGCCCTCTCGACCGCGCGGGGTCGCCGCGAGTACCGGCGCCGCGTGCAGCTGATCGCCCAGGACACGACGTCCACCTTCGACCCGCGCTTCACCATCCGGCAGTCGCTGCGGGTTCCCGGCCAGCGGCTGGGCGGCTGGACGCGCGCCGAATGCGACACCGCGATCGAGGAGATCGCCGAGGAGCTGTCGATCGACGTGTCGCTGCTCGAGCGGCGCCCCGCCCAGCTGTCCGGCGGGCAGCGGCAGCGCATGGCCATCGCGCGGGCGCTCCTCGTGCGGCCGCGCTACCTCGTCTGCGACGAGGCCGTCAGCGCGTTGGACGTCTCGGTGCAAGGCGCGGTGCTGAACCTGCTGAAGCGGTACAGCACCGACCACGACGCCGCGCTGCTGTTCGTCTCGCACGGCCTGCCTGCGACGGCGTTCATCACCGACGAGCTCATCGTGATGTACCGCGGCGAGATCGCCGAAGCCGGCCGTACCACCCAGGTGCTCGGTCGCCCCACGGATCCCTACACCCGCGCCCTCGTCGGCGCGTACCGAGAAATGGAGTCGGCGCGCTCCGGCGCCTGA
- a CDS encoding ABC transporter ATP-binding protein, whose amino-acid sequence MTSDTRNIVLDVQNLSIHYGDAPAVTGAYLTLREGEKMAVVGESGSGKTSLANAIAGFLDPLVGSVRADRLDFRYAPLNRSIDPRRQPRIPVRTPGMSMVFQDAMHSLDPVWTIGSQLVAVLRGAERMTARAARAAAVKRLAAVGIADPGRVMRARPTELSGGMRQRVMIAIAMASHPALLIADEPTSALDATLAVSTMQLMFDLADQEGTALLMITHDIELCRRFTDTTVVMHQGRVVETIASDRLDHARDPYTRGLLACVPTLETATLAELPTLQSIAAAERTAAA is encoded by the coding sequence ATGACCTCCGACACGCGCAACATCGTCCTGGACGTCCAGAACCTCAGCATCCACTACGGCGACGCCCCCGCTGTCACCGGCGCGTACCTCACCCTCCGCGAGGGCGAGAAGATGGCGGTGGTCGGCGAATCGGGATCGGGGAAGACCAGTCTTGCGAACGCGATCGCGGGCTTCCTCGACCCCCTGGTCGGCTCGGTGCGCGCTGACCGGCTCGACTTCCGGTACGCGCCGCTGAACCGGTCCATCGATCCGCGCCGGCAGCCGCGCATCCCGGTCCGGACCCCCGGGATGTCGATGGTTTTCCAAGACGCGATGCACTCGCTCGACCCGGTGTGGACGATCGGGAGCCAGCTGGTCGCGGTGCTGCGGGGGGCGGAGCGGATGACCGCACGCGCTGCGCGCGCGGCAGCTGTGAAGCGACTCGCCGCCGTCGGCATCGCCGACCCCGGTCGCGTCATGCGGGCGCGTCCGACCGAGCTCTCGGGAGGCATGCGACAGCGCGTCATGATCGCGATCGCGATGGCGTCGCATCCCGCCCTCCTCATCGCCGATGAGCCGACCAGTGCCCTGGATGCGACCCTCGCGGTGTCGACCATGCAGCTCATGTTCGACCTCGCCGACCAGGAGGGGACGGCGCTTCTGATGATCACGCACGACATCGAGCTCTGTCGCCGCTTCACCGACACCACGGTGGTCATGCACCAGGGGCGGGTGGTCGAGACGATCGCCTCCGATCGCCTCGATCACGCCCGCGACCCCTATACCCGGGGGCTTCTCGCCTGCGTGCCCACGCTGGAGACCGCGACGCTCGCAGAGCTCCCCACGCTGCAGTCGATCGCCGCGGCCGAGCGGACGGCCGCCGCATGA
- a CDS encoding ABC transporter substrate-binding protein: MNTRTPRRLAVVGVALSATALVLAGCGSAASSEESSAFVIVTAAQPPSFSYETSATGYEAGEFWANTGATLIRNPYVEGEGDLSASQDLFGFEPLLAESYEVSEDRLTYTFHLDPDAKSVAGNTITADDVLFSIKRKFETPTSVVPFVSAPALTDPDTQVTVIDESTVSITISDPGYGFTLLSMLANQPYNIYDSTVLLEHATDDDPYAVEWSETNASYGFGAYELTDYTPGEQMVYTANPGYVLGEPEITTIVQRVVPDAGQRANLVRSGDAQIATQLRPADQVDLADSGAAQIFTVPTNAYVYIPLLTTAEPFDDPEVRRAFSMAIPYDDIIDDVYRGRLDPVGSILSEDAPGFDGEGLAAPEHDPAQAQEILEAAGYTEPVEFTLTVNSAVPDLEETAVLIQSAAADAGFDVTVDSVNSAVFQEGLAAKTFQASMGRDYAIVQSPPYVLALFYTPGSPLNWPNYETPEFSAALAEGNAVGDPLTPEAGAWWNEAQRILQTDLPTIYVGYVQPLNAFGNDVGGYVFRTDNVIDYSQLTRETE, encoded by the coding sequence ATGAACACCCGAACCCCTCGCCGACTGGCCGTCGTCGGCGTCGCCCTCAGCGCCACCGCCCTCGTCCTCGCCGGCTGCGGCTCTGCTGCATCCTCGGAGGAATCCTCGGCCTTCGTCATCGTGACCGCCGCGCAGCCGCCCAGCTTCAGCTACGAGACCAGCGCCACCGGGTACGAGGCCGGTGAGTTCTGGGCCAACACCGGCGCGACGCTGATCCGCAACCCGTACGTCGAGGGAGAGGGCGACCTGTCGGCATCCCAGGATCTGTTCGGCTTCGAGCCGCTCCTCGCCGAGAGCTACGAGGTCAGCGAAGACCGCCTGACCTATACCTTCCACCTCGACCCCGACGCCAAGAGCGTCGCCGGCAACACCATCACGGCCGACGACGTGCTGTTCTCCATCAAGCGCAAGTTCGAAACCCCCACGAGCGTGGTGCCCTTCGTCTCGGCGCCGGCACTGACCGACCCCGACACCCAGGTCACGGTGATCGACGAGTCGACCGTGTCGATCACGATCAGCGACCCCGGCTACGGCTTCACGCTGCTGTCGATGCTCGCCAACCAGCCGTACAACATCTACGACTCCACGGTTCTGCTCGAGCACGCCACCGACGACGACCCGTACGCCGTGGAGTGGTCCGAGACCAACGCCTCCTACGGGTTCGGTGCCTACGAGCTGACCGACTACACCCCCGGCGAGCAGATGGTCTACACCGCCAACCCCGGCTACGTGCTCGGCGAACCCGAGATCACCACGATCGTGCAGCGGGTCGTGCCCGACGCCGGTCAGCGGGCAAATCTCGTCCGCAGCGGCGACGCCCAGATCGCCACGCAGCTGCGTCCCGCGGACCAGGTGGACCTCGCCGACAGCGGGGCGGCGCAGATCTTCACCGTGCCCACCAACGCCTACGTCTACATCCCGCTGCTGACGACCGCAGAGCCGTTCGATGACCCCGAGGTGCGCCGCGCGTTCTCGATGGCGATCCCGTACGACGACATCATCGACGACGTCTACCGCGGGCGTCTCGATCCCGTCGGCTCCATCCTCTCCGAGGACGCCCCCGGATTCGACGGCGAAGGTCTCGCCGCCCCCGAACACGACCCCGCCCAGGCGCAGGAAATCCTCGAGGCGGCCGGGTACACCGAGCCGGTCGAGTTCACGCTGACGGTCAACTCCGCCGTCCCCGACCTCGAGGAGACGGCGGTGCTGATCCAGTCGGCCGCCGCCGACGCCGGATTCGACGTGACCGTCGACTCGGTCAACTCCGCCGTCTTCCAGGAGGGCCTCGCCGCCAAGACCTTCCAGGCCTCGATGGGCCGGGACTACGCGATCGTGCAGTCACCGCCCTACGTGCTGGCGCTGTTCTACACGCCGGGCTCGCCGCTGAACTGGCCCAACTACGAGACCCCCGAATTCAGCGCCGCGCTCGCCGAGGGGAACGCCGTCGGCGACCCGCTGACCCCCGAGGCCGGCGCGTGGTGGAACGAGGCGCAGCGGATCCTGCAGACCGACCTCCCCACGATCTACGTCGGATACGTGCAGCCGCTGAACGCCTTCGGCAACGACGTCGGCGGCTACGTCTTCCGCACCGACAACGTCATCGACTACTCGCAGCTGACCCGGGAGACGGAATGA